A single region of the Halorussus gelatinilyticus genome encodes:
- a CDS encoding threonine synthase, which produces MTYVFECLSCGATTDPAERPADCPRCGGPLEVAYDDLPDALPENDRTDLRRYADWLPVPGDSAADASQPDASADAPVPMGEGWTPLVETPRLGATAAAEFEDASPDLYLKNETTNPTWSWKDRLAAVVVPRLVSHGADRIAAASTGNHASAVAAYASRAGVERVLAFLSPSSEPPHHRQIRAYGAEALRLTDYGERKTLLADLADSGWVVAYDLDGEFTGQPYVYEGYKTIAYELVEQLGEVPDAVVVPVGAGDGLYGIWKGFRELAARGVVADKPRMISAESEERHPLAAAFEADAESVGRDDGPEPLSTSTMGTTSGDHALGAVRASGGAAYAADREAVEEAVRTVGREGVFLEPASALAPAVVSQAVEDGVVGEADSVVVVGTGAGVAWPEKTASAVGESPTVEPTASAVADAVPFDT; this is translated from the coding sequence ATGACCTACGTCTTCGAGTGCCTGTCGTGCGGCGCGACGACCGACCCCGCCGAGCGCCCCGCGGACTGTCCCCGCTGCGGCGGCCCCCTCGAAGTCGCCTACGACGACCTCCCCGACGCGCTCCCCGAGAACGACCGGACCGACCTCCGGCGCTACGCCGACTGGCTTCCCGTTCCGGGCGATTCCGCGGCGGACGCGTCCCAACCGGACGCGTCCGCCGACGCGCCCGTCCCGATGGGCGAGGGGTGGACCCCGCTGGTCGAGACGCCGCGACTCGGCGCGACCGCGGCGGCCGAGTTCGAGGATGCGAGTCCCGACCTCTATCTGAAGAACGAGACCACCAACCCCACGTGGTCGTGGAAGGACCGCCTCGCCGCGGTGGTCGTGCCCCGCCTCGTCTCCCACGGCGCTGACCGCATCGCCGCCGCCTCGACGGGGAACCACGCCAGCGCCGTCGCGGCCTACGCCTCGCGGGCGGGCGTCGAGCGCGTCCTCGCCTTCCTCTCGCCGTCGAGCGAACCGCCGCACCACCGCCAGATTCGGGCCTACGGAGCGGAAGCCCTCCGGCTGACCGACTACGGCGAGCGCAAGACCCTGCTCGCCGACCTCGCCGATTCGGGGTGGGTCGTCGCGTACGACCTCGACGGCGAGTTCACCGGGCAACCGTACGTCTACGAGGGCTACAAGACCATCGCGTACGAGTTGGTCGAGCAGTTGGGCGAGGTCCCCGACGCCGTGGTCGTCCCGGTCGGCGCGGGCGACGGTCTCTACGGCATCTGGAAGGGGTTCCGGGAACTCGCGGCCCGCGGCGTCGTCGCCGACAAGCCCCGGATGATAAGCGCCGAGAGCGAGGAGCGCCACCCCCTCGCCGCGGCGTTCGAGGCGGACGCCGAGTCGGTCGGGCGCGACGACGGCCCGGAACCGCTCAGCACCTCCACGATGGGTACGACCTCCGGCGACCACGCGCTCGGAGCGGTCCGGGCCTCCGGCGGCGCGGCCTACGCCGCCGACCGCGAGGCGGTCGAGGAAGCCGTCCGGACGGTCGGACGCGAGGGCGTCTTCCTCGAACCGGCCTCGGCGCTCGCGCCCGCCGTGGTCTCTCAGGCGGTCGAGGACGGCGTGGTCGGCGAGGCCGACAGCGTGGTCGTGGTGGGAACCGGCGCGGGGGTCGCGTGGCCCGAGAAGACCGCGAGCGCCGTGGGCGAGTCTCCGACCGTCGAACCGACCGCCTCCGCCGTCGCCGACGCCGTGCCGTTCGATACATGA
- the hisG gene encoding ATP phosphoribosyltransferase codes for MRIAVPNKGRLHDPAMELLERAGLHAVDGADRKLYADTVDPDVTLLFARAADIPEYVSDGAADAGITGLDQVREADPGNVSDLLDLEFGRCRLVLAAPEDGDIESVADVAGKTVATEFPHIAEQYFAEQDVETDIVEVSGATELTPHVEMADAIIDITSTGTTLKVNSLAVVDEVLASSAHLFARDDVADDEKVQQVVMALQSVLAADGKRYLMMNAPEDRLAEVRDVIPGLGGPTVMNVESEAGGEKDGTVAVHAVVDERDVFETINELKSVGASGILVTEIERLVE; via the coding sequence ATGAGAATCGCCGTCCCGAACAAGGGCCGACTCCACGACCCGGCGATGGAACTGCTCGAACGCGCCGGACTCCACGCGGTAGACGGTGCCGACCGGAAGCTGTACGCCGACACGGTGGACCCCGACGTGACCCTGCTGTTCGCTCGCGCCGCGGACATCCCCGAGTACGTCAGCGACGGCGCGGCCGACGCGGGCATCACGGGCTTGGACCAGGTTCGGGAGGCCGACCCCGGCAACGTCTCGGACCTGCTCGACCTCGAATTCGGCCGGTGCCGACTCGTCCTCGCGGCCCCCGAGGACGGCGACATCGAGTCGGTCGCCGACGTGGCGGGCAAGACCGTCGCCACTGAGTTCCCCCACATCGCCGAGCAGTACTTCGCCGAACAGGACGTCGAGACCGACATCGTGGAGGTCAGCGGCGCGACCGAACTCACGCCGCACGTCGAGATGGCCGACGCCATCATCGACATCACCTCGACGGGAACGACGCTGAAGGTCAACAGCCTCGCAGTCGTGGACGAGGTGCTGGCGAGTTCGGCACACCTGTTCGCCCGCGACGACGTGGCCGACGACGAGAAAGTCCAGCAGGTCGTGATGGCGCTCCAGTCGGTCCTCGCGGCCGACGGTAAACGCTACCTGATGATGAACGCGCCCGAGGACCGCCTCGCGGAGGTCCGCGACGTAATTCCCGGATTGGGCGGCCCGACCGTGATGAACGTCGAGAGCGAGGCGGGCGGCGAGAAGGACGGAACGGTCGCGGTCCACGCCGTCGTGGACGAGCGCGACGTGTTCGAGACCATCAACGAACTGAAGTCGGTCGGCGCGAGCGGGATTCTGGTGACCGAAATCGAGCGGTTGGTGGAGTAG
- a CDS encoding extracellular solute-binding protein, which yields MREQRSRRDLLKATGALGVAGLAGCVGGESTGGGTTTGTTASDGANATEASGTPTPTSDSMTVFHAGSLAPPFGAAEPKFEDEYGVTVNREAKGSVASTKKITTQGRSADVLGVSDFRLIRDRVLPEYGSWYAIFAANAMSLQYREDSPGAGEIGPDNWWEVLSRDGVKVGHSDPAIDPGGYRAVMAMQLGKEKLDGTRLYGQQTFEKIRDNMTVPTGTETKLEGQLESGKLDYALYYRSIASQSGMPYVDLQPHVDLSKLTTKYANHYAKAEVETSAGTFTGAPIAYGITVPSVAEAPVLGAMWVEYMTTEPGRKILKETGLIPKEPAVVTKDGDVPARVARRAEAKTSVGPLEL from the coding sequence ATGAGGGAACAACGCTCGCGCAGGGATCTGCTGAAGGCGACGGGTGCGCTCGGCGTCGCCGGACTCGCGGGGTGCGTCGGCGGGGAATCGACCGGTGGGGGGACGACCACCGGAACGACGGCGAGCGACGGGGCGAACGCGACCGAGGCGTCGGGCACCCCGACGCCGACCTCGGACTCGATGACCGTCTTCCACGCGGGGAGCCTCGCGCCGCCGTTCGGCGCGGCCGAACCGAAGTTCGAAGACGAGTACGGCGTCACGGTCAACCGGGAGGCCAAGGGGTCGGTCGCGTCAACGAAGAAGATAACGACGCAGGGCCGGAGCGCCGACGTGTTGGGCGTCTCGGACTTCCGACTCATCCGGGACCGCGTCCTGCCGGAGTACGGCAGTTGGTACGCCATCTTCGCCGCCAACGCGATGTCGCTCCAGTACCGCGAGGACTCGCCCGGCGCGGGCGAAATCGGCCCGGACAACTGGTGGGAGGTCCTCTCGCGCGACGGCGTGAAAGTCGGCCACAGCGACCCCGCCATCGACCCCGGCGGCTACCGGGCGGTCATGGCGATGCAGTTGGGCAAGGAGAAACTCGACGGAACGCGACTCTACGGCCAGCAGACCTTCGAGAAGATTCGGGACAACATGACCGTCCCGACCGGGACCGAGACCAAGTTGGAGGGCCAACTCGAGTCCGGTAAACTCGACTACGCGCTCTACTACCGCTCCATCGCCTCCCAGTCGGGGATGCCCTACGTGGACCTCCAGCCCCACGTGGACCTCTCGAAACTGACGACGAAGTACGCCAACCACTACGCCAAGGCGGAGGTCGAGACCAGCGCCGGGACGTTCACCGGCGCGCCCATCGCCTACGGCATCACGGTGCCGAGCGTGGCCGAGGCCCCCGTTCTGGGCGCGATGTGGGTCGAGTACATGACGACCGAACCGGGCCGGAAGATTCTGAAGGAGACGGGCCTGATTCCGAAGGAACCGGCCGTCGTCACGAAGGACGGCGACGTGCCCGCTCGCGTGGCGAGACGCGCGGAGGCAAAGACTTCAGTGGGTCCGCTCGAACTGTGA
- a CDS encoding phosphotransferase family protein: protein MDEVPEAREITDATLRELVRSVEPSWELEEAVPAERGFCSVYRVAVADGEESRELYLKASPDGQAWGLSTEARLQAVLDANTSIPVPEVLGVTDNHDERPTPYYLMRALSGEEVAYERVGRLGDDALRRLARETGEYLAQLHSVPAVERFGHVRHDGPALTDEPPEGDPATLTVGDPHEQWPSYLRDYAARELDRHADSRFSDLTPELERWVESRIDDLDGPFDPVLGRNDHGLHNLLIDPETGEITAMLDWGYTLAVPAAFDFEFAVYLYGGAFLAGLPDASDRRDLVREAMLSGYRATAPDRAERVSAPEPLYEALAMVRIMNDFRHLDLPDGTEPAVMERIESDVRGLLDG from the coding sequence ATGGACGAGGTTCCCGAGGCGCGCGAGATTACGGACGCGACGCTCCGAGAGTTGGTCCGGTCGGTCGAGCCGTCGTGGGAACTCGAAGAAGCGGTCCCGGCCGAGCGCGGATTCTGTTCGGTCTACCGGGTCGCGGTCGCCGACGGCGAGGAGTCCCGCGAACTGTACCTGAAAGCCTCGCCCGACGGCCAAGCGTGGGGCCTCTCCACCGAGGCCAGACTGCAGGCGGTCCTCGACGCCAACACGTCGATTCCCGTCCCCGAGGTCCTCGGCGTCACCGACAACCACGACGAGCGTCCGACGCCCTACTACCTCATGCGCGCACTCTCCGGCGAGGAGGTGGCCTACGAGCGCGTCGGCCGACTCGGGGACGACGCGCTCCGGCGACTCGCCCGAGAGACCGGCGAGTACTTGGCGCAACTCCACTCGGTGCCGGCGGTCGAACGCTTCGGGCACGTCCGCCACGACGGCCCCGCCCTGACCGACGAACCGCCAGAGGGCGACCCGGCGACGCTGACCGTCGGCGACCCCCACGAGCAGTGGCCGTCCTACCTCCGGGACTACGCCGCCCGCGAACTCGACCGCCACGCCGACTCCCGGTTCTCGGACTTGACGCCCGAACTGGAGCGGTGGGTCGAGTCACGAATCGACGACTTGGACGGCCCGTTCGACCCCGTGTTGGGGCGCAACGACCACGGACTCCACAACCTCCTCATCGACCCCGAAACCGGCGAAATCACCGCGATGCTCGACTGGGGGTACACGCTCGCCGTCCCGGCCGCCTTCGACTTCGAGTTCGCCGTCTACCTCTACGGCGGGGCTTTCCTCGCGGGTCTCCCCGACGCGTCGGACCGCCGCGACCTCGTCCGCGAGGCGATGCTCTCGGGCTACCGGGCGACGGCACCGGACCGCGCCGAGCGGGTCTCGGCTCCAGAACCGCTCTACGAGGCGCTGGCGATGGTCCGAATCATGAACGACTTCCGCCACCTCGACCTGCCCGACGGGACCGAACCCGCCGTGATGGAACGAATCGAGAGCGACGTGCGGGGCCTCCTCGACGGCTGA
- a CDS encoding methyltransferase domain-containing protein codes for MYALELGGEDDQFAAAEAASAATGVEVVAPGLATATAITDRVRTLAYTHRASEVVGRTDATLASARALLDAAGIDREGTVAVRARDVRETADIDTQRVERELGSVLTDRGFAVDLDDPDHELRALFSEARSASEGSSDEPRDDTCLLGWLAAESVRDFGTRKPTDRPFFQPGGMDPLLARALVNLAGARPGATVLDPMCGTGGVLIEAGLVGAEVLGADAQRKMARGAAENLAHYLGGERADSGTIDGRAAGDWATLLGDATHLPFPDGSVDAVVFDAPYGRQSKIANLELDDLVAGALAEARRVADRAVVVGDRSWADAARDAGWAVEDEFERRVHRSLVRHVVVLSDDATPGDPDSFDAERGASE; via the coding sequence GTGTACGCGCTCGAACTCGGCGGTGAGGACGACCAGTTCGCGGCCGCGGAAGCGGCGAGCGCCGCGACCGGCGTCGAAGTCGTCGCGCCCGGACTCGCCACCGCGACCGCGATCACCGACCGCGTGCGGACGCTGGCCTATACTCACCGCGCCAGCGAAGTGGTCGGGCGGACCGACGCGACGCTCGCGTCGGCGCGCGCGCTCCTCGACGCGGCCGGAATCGACCGCGAGGGCACCGTCGCGGTCCGCGCCCGCGACGTGCGCGAGACGGCCGACATCGACACCCAACGCGTCGAACGCGAACTCGGGAGCGTCCTCACCGACCGCGGGTTCGCGGTGGACTTGGACGACCCCGACCACGAGCTTCGAGCGCTGTTTAGCGAGGCGCGAAGCGCCTCGGAAGGGTCGAGCGACGAGCCGCGAGACGACACCTGCCTACTCGGGTGGCTCGCCGCCGAGAGCGTCCGGGACTTCGGCACGCGGAAGCCGACCGACCGACCCTTCTTCCAGCCCGGCGGGATGGACCCCCTGCTGGCCCGCGCGCTCGTCAACCTCGCCGGTGCCCGACCGGGCGCGACCGTGCTGGACCCGATGTGCGGCACCGGCGGCGTCCTCATCGAGGCCGGACTCGTCGGGGCTGAGGTCCTCGGCGCGGACGCCCAGCGCAAGATGGCCCGCGGCGCGGCCGAGAATCTGGCGCACTACCTCGGGGGCGAGCGCGCGGACAGCGGGACTATCGACGGGCGAGCCGCGGGCGACTGGGCGACCTTACTGGGCGACGCGACTCACCTGCCGTTCCCCGACGGGTCGGTAGACGCCGTGGTCTTCGACGCGCCCTACGGCCGCCAGTCGAAGATAGCGAACTTGGAGTTGGACGACCTCGTGGCCGGTGCGCTCGCGGAGGCCCGCCGGGTCGCCGACCGCGCCGTCGTCGTGGGCGACCGGTCGTGGGCCGACGCCGCGCGCGACGCGGGGTGGGCCGTCGAAGATGAGTTCGAGCGTCGCGTCCATCGCTCGCTAGTCCGGCACGTCGTGGTGCTGTCCGACGACGCGACGCCGGGCGACCCCGACTCGTTCGATGCCGAACGAGGAGCGAGCGAGTAG
- a CDS encoding DUF7473 family protein, translating into MAVPVVALIGTFLLAVLFYGVTAHIAARYVLGDVPILRAFVVGLVPALISFALQAYGPLVVILVSATADFFAIRGVYRLRLRTAGLVTLVHYTVSAIAGITVLNIVRLLSTAPT; encoded by the coding sequence ATGGCAGTTCCCGTCGTCGCGCTGATTGGAACGTTCCTCCTGGCGGTGCTGTTCTACGGCGTCACCGCCCACATCGCCGCCCGGTACGTCCTCGGCGACGTGCCGATACTGCGCGCGTTCGTCGTCGGTCTCGTCCCCGCGCTCATCTCGTTCGCGTTGCAGGCGTACGGCCCGTTGGTCGTCATCCTCGTCAGCGCCACGGCGGACTTCTTCGCCATTCGGGGCGTGTACCGCCTGCGACTTCGGACCGCGGGGCTGGTCACGCTGGTCCACTACACCGTGAGCGCCATCGCTGGAATCACGGTTCTGAACATCGTCCGCCTGCTCTCGACCGCGCCGACCTGA
- a CDS encoding amidohydrolase — protein sequence MTTLRIAGGRVLRPDATVERADVLVDSESGTITAVGDPDEVPEGDETLSAEDGLVMPGLVNAHTHAAMTLLRGYADDKELDAWLQEDIWPVEAELTPEDVRAGTDLGLLEMIRSGTTAFADMYFHEEQVVDAVEDAGLRARLGYGIVTVGKDEDGAREDCEQSLATARKFDGAAAGRVKTAFMPHSLTTVGEEYLREYVSKARDDGIPLHYHANETEDEVDPIVEAEGERPLEYARELDMTGASDSVAHGVHLDGTEIDLLAETGTAVVHCPASNMKLASGMAPVQDMLDAGVTVGLGTDGAASNNDLDLFDEMRDAAMVGKLAANDASAVPAESVVRMATEGSADALGFDSGRVAEGANADLAVVDLDAPHLTPHHDLVSHLVYAARGSDVRHTLCDGAVLMRDREVLTMDAEDVRERAEERAAAAVERAE from the coding sequence ATGACGACACTCCGAATCGCGGGCGGCCGGGTTCTTCGCCCCGACGCGACCGTCGAGCGCGCCGACGTACTGGTCGATTCCGAGTCCGGCACGATTACGGCGGTCGGGGACCCCGACGAGGTTCCCGAGGGCGACGAGACGCTCTCCGCCGAGGACGGTCTCGTGATGCCGGGACTGGTCAACGCTCACACCCACGCCGCGATGACGCTCCTGCGGGGCTACGCCGACGACAAGGAACTCGACGCGTGGTTGCAGGAGGACATCTGGCCGGTCGAGGCCGAACTGACCCCCGAGGACGTGCGCGCCGGGACCGACCTCGGCCTGCTGGAGATGATTCGGTCGGGCACCACGGCGTTCGCGGACATGTACTTCCACGAGGAGCAGGTCGTGGACGCGGTGGAGGACGCCGGACTGCGCGCGCGGTTGGGCTACGGCATCGTGACGGTCGGGAAGGACGAGGATGGCGCGCGCGAGGACTGCGAGCAGAGCCTCGCTACCGCCCGGAAGTTCGACGGCGCGGCGGCGGGTCGCGTGAAGACGGCGTTCATGCCCCACAGCCTGACGACCGTCGGCGAGGAGTACCTTCGAGAGTACGTCTCGAAAGCCCGAGACGACGGGATTCCGCTCCACTACCACGCCAACGAGACCGAAGACGAAGTGGACCCGATAGTCGAGGCGGAGGGCGAGCGTCCGCTGGAATACGCCCGCGAACTGGACATGACCGGCGCGTCGGACTCCGTGGCCCACGGCGTCCACCTCGACGGGACCGAAATCGACCTGCTGGCCGAGACGGGCACCGCGGTCGTCCACTGCCCGGCGTCGAACATGAAACTCGCCAGCGGGATGGCCCCGGTCCAAGATATGCTCGACGCGGGCGTGACCGTCGGTCTCGGCACCGACGGCGCGGCCTCGAACAACGACCTCGACTTGTTCGACGAGATGCGCGACGCCGCGATGGTCGGCAAGTTGGCCGCGAACGACGCCAGCGCGGTCCCCGCCGAGAGCGTCGTCCGGATGGCCACCGAGGGGAGCGCCGACGCGCTCGGATTCGACAGCGGTCGCGTCGCGGAAGGCGCGAACGCCGACCTCGCGGTCGTGGACCTCGACGCGCCCCATCTGACGCCCCACCACGACCTCGTGAGCCACCTCGTCTACGCGGCCCGCGGGTCGGACGTGCGCCACACGCTCTGCGACGGCGCGGTCCTGATGCGCGACCGCGAGGTGCTGACGATGGACGCCGAAGACGTGCGGGAGCGCGCCGAGGAACGCGCCGCGGCCGCCGTCGAGCGCGCGGAGTAG
- a CDS encoding ABC transporter ATP-binding protein — MTLDIDVAAAFTAEGADRFRVAADLSVADGETLVVLGPSGSGKSLLLETVAGFHDHEGRVALSGRDLTDEPPEERGLGFVFQDYALFPHMSVRENVAFGGRYHDTRDSDELLAEFGVADLADRYPPTLSGGESQRVALARALAVRPDAFLLDEPLSALDVPTRQTLREVLADVLADETAMYVTHNRTTARAIADRVAVIRDGRIVQIGSSEEIFERPESPFVARFTGANCLELEAGELAVPGGSLSFDGDGEGEGDATHLAVRPEHVELDPPNPDFSAPVERVVREDGRDRVALDVAGQRLDAYADTAGPLVSERSGSEQSGSGSSGSDTSGRERADGGASGTGEAVGVALPRDRVTVLSDR, encoded by the coding sequence GTGACGCTCGACATCGACGTGGCCGCGGCGTTCACCGCCGAGGGCGCGGACCGGTTCCGCGTCGCGGCCGACCTCTCGGTCGCGGACGGCGAGACGCTGGTCGTCCTCGGGCCGAGCGGGTCGGGCAAGAGCCTCCTGCTCGAAACCGTCGCGGGGTTCCACGACCACGAGGGCCGGGTCGCGCTGTCGGGTCGGGACCTGACCGACGAACCGCCCGAGGAGCGCGGTCTCGGCTTCGTCTTTCAGGACTACGCGTTGTTCCCGCACATGTCGGTCCGAGAGAACGTCGCGTTCGGCGGGCGGTACCACGACACCCGCGACTCCGACGAGTTGCTGGCGGAGTTCGGCGTCGCGGACCTCGCCGACCGCTACCCGCCGACGCTCTCGGGCGGGGAGTCCCAGCGGGTCGCGCTGGCCCGCGCGCTGGCGGTCCGGCCCGACGCCTTCCTGCTGGACGAACCGCTCTCGGCGCTCGACGTGCCGACCCGCCAGACGCTCCGGGAGGTACTGGCCGACGTGCTGGCCGACGAGACCGCGATGTACGTCACGCACAATCGGACGACCGCGCGGGCCATCGCCGACCGCGTGGCGGTCATCCGCGACGGCCGAATCGTCCAGATCGGCAGTAGCGAGGAGATATTCGAGCGGCCCGAGTCCCCGTTCGTCGCGCGGTTCACGGGCGCGAACTGCCTCGAACTGGAGGCCGGCGAACTCGCGGTCCCCGGCGGGTCGCTCTCGTTCGACGGCGACGGGGAGGGCGAGGGCGACGCGACCCACCTCGCGGTCCGGCCCGAACACGTCGAACTCGACCCCCCGAACCCCGACTTCTCGGCCCCGGTAGAGCGCGTCGTCCGCGAGGACGGCCGGGACCGCGTCGCGCTCGACGTGGCGGGCCAGCGACTCGACGCCTACGCCGATACCGCCGGACCGCTCGTCAGCGAGCGGTCCGGCAGTGAACAGTCCGGCAGTGGTTCCTCCGGCAGTGATACCTCCGGCCGCGAGCGCGCCGACGGCGGTGCCTCCGGCACGGGAGAGGCGGTCGGGGTCGCGCTCCCCCGCGACCGAGTGACCGTGCTTTCTGACAGATAG
- a CDS encoding ABC transporter permease codes for MSTDTETQGESGRRGDATAARRETDSAAETLGGRIGAGTTVLAVVSVQLVAFAAALAVGYPGAYAGFAVLSAAAIAAARNRGTFGVLAATLGTVLLVALGLPLLMMVARQDLGLVAEMATDPGVQRALYLSVYAPLLAATASVALGVPLALVLARGFPGQQLVESLVDLPLVVPHSVAGLAILFGFGEGGAFGGVQFTIPIIDFTFKFTVLQTMLGMVLAMTFVSAPFAVNAAREAFESVPTRVEWAARTLGANRLETFRRVTAPLAWRGVLTGGVLAWARAVSEFGAVAIVAYSVDFFYLPEGETVSAQHAPVFIYNTYLSAGLEESGAVAVLLLALSALIFLLVRTVAYDDGGWP; via the coding sequence GTGAGTACAGACACGGAGACGCAGGGCGAGTCGGGACGCCGGGGCGACGCGACCGCCGCCCGGCGAGAGACCGATTCGGCCGCCGAGACTCTCGGCGGCCGAATCGGGGCGGGGACGACCGTGCTGGCGGTCGTCTCGGTCCAACTCGTCGCGTTCGCGGCCGCGCTGGCGGTCGGCTACCCCGGCGCGTACGCCGGGTTCGCGGTCCTCTCGGCGGCGGCCATCGCGGCCGCCCGGAACCGCGGCACCTTCGGCGTCCTCGCGGCGACGCTCGGGACCGTCCTGCTGGTCGCGCTCGGACTCCCGCTGTTGATGATGGTCGCGCGCCAAGACCTCGGACTGGTCGCGGAGATGGCGACCGACCCCGGCGTCCAGCGGGCGCTCTACCTCTCGGTGTACGCCCCGCTCCTCGCCGCAACCGCCAGCGTCGCGCTCGGAGTTCCCCTCGCGTTGGTCCTCGCTCGCGGCTTTCCGGGACAGCAATTGGTCGAGAGTCTGGTGGACCTCCCGCTCGTCGTCCCCCACAGCGTCGCGGGACTCGCCATCCTCTTCGGGTTCGGGGAGGGCGGAGCCTTCGGCGGCGTGCAGTTCACCATCCCGATTATCGACTTCACCTTCAAATTCACCGTCCTCCAGACGATGCTCGGGATGGTGCTGGCGATGACGTTCGTCTCCGCGCCGTTCGCCGTGAACGCGGCCCGCGAGGCGTTCGAGTCGGTCCCGACCCGCGTCGAGTGGGCCGCCCGGACCCTCGGCGCGAACCGCTTGGAGACGTTCCGGCGCGTGACCGCGCCGCTGGCGTGGCGCGGCGTCCTGACCGGCGGGGTGCTGGCGTGGGCGCGGGCGGTCTCGGAGTTCGGCGCTGTCGCCATCGTCGCCTACAGCGTGGACTTCTTCTACCTGCCCGAGGGCGAGACCGTGAGCGCCCAGCACGCGCCCGTCTTCATCTACAACACGTACCTCTCGGCGGGTCTCGAAGAGTCGGGCGCGGTCGCGGTCCTCCTGCTGGCGCTCTCGGCGCTCATCTTCCTGCTCGTGCGAACGGTGGCGTACGACGACGGAGGGTGGCCGTGA
- a CDS encoding TATA-box-binding protein, producing MTDPKETINIENVVASTGIGQELDLQSVAMDLEGADYDPEQFPGLVYRTQNPKSAALIFRSGKIVCTGAKSTADVHESLEIVFDKLRELQIDVNEDPEIVVQNIVTSADLGRNLNLNAIAIGLGLENIEYEPEQFPGLVYRLDEPEVVALLFGSGKLVITGGKKPEDAEQAVDKIVSRLEELGLLE from the coding sequence ATGACCGACCCAAAGGAGACCATCAACATTGAAAACGTGGTCGCCTCCACCGGTATCGGGCAGGAACTCGACCTGCAGAGCGTGGCGATGGACCTCGAGGGGGCCGACTACGACCCGGAGCAGTTCCCCGGTCTCGTCTATCGGACCCAGAATCCCAAGTCCGCGGCGCTCATCTTCCGGTCCGGCAAGATCGTCTGTACCGGCGCGAAGAGTACGGCCGACGTCCACGAGAGCCTCGAAATCGTCTTCGACAAGCTCCGCGAACTCCAGATCGACGTGAACGAGGACCCCGAGATCGTCGTCCAGAACATCGTCACGTCCGCGGACCTCGGTCGCAACCTCAACCTCAACGCCATCGCCATCGGTCTCGGACTCGAGAACATCGAGTACGAGCCCGAGCAGTTCCCCGGTCTCGTCTACCGCCTCGACGAACCCGAAGTCGTCGCGCTCCTGTTCGGGTCCGGCAAGCTCGTCATCACCGGCGGCAAGAAACCCGAAGACGCGGAGCAGGCGGTCGATAAGATCGTCTCGCGCCTCGAAGAACTCGGCCTGCTGGAGTAA
- a CDS encoding TOBE domain-containing protein, which yields MDAGFEAHLRAGEVEFDASDADLLRAVDEEGSLNRAADALDRSYSRAHQRLTALEDALGPLVVRQRGGSGGGGSRLTDEARDLLARFERLRAEFTGTAEVEEAVLSGEVVARDGELATVETPAGRVRALAPPAESGTERAPDADAEGVRVADADADAVQVAVRADAVTLHAPDAAPAAEATSARNRFSGSVAAIDAGEQVARVLVDVGTDATLAALVTMSSVETLDLDEGSAVVASFKATATRASPGE from the coding sequence ATGGACGCCGGATTCGAGGCCCACCTCCGGGCCGGCGAGGTGGAGTTCGACGCCAGCGACGCCGACCTCCTGCGCGCCGTGGACGAAGAAGGGTCGCTGAACCGCGCGGCCGACGCGCTCGACCGGTCGTACTCCCGCGCCCACCAGCGTCTGACCGCGCTCGAAGACGCGCTCGGCCCGCTGGTGGTCCGCCAGCGCGGCGGGTCGGGCGGCGGCGGGTCGCGACTCACCGACGAGGCCCGCGACCTGCTGGCACGCTTCGAGCGCCTGCGGGCGGAGTTCACCGGCACGGCGGAGGTCGAGGAGGCGGTCCTCTCCGGCGAGGTCGTCGCCCGCGACGGCGAGTTGGCCACCGTCGAGACCCCGGCGGGGCGGGTCCGTGCGCTCGCACCCCCGGCGGAATCCGGGACCGAGCGCGCGCCGGACGCCGACGCGGAGGGCGTGCGGGTCGCCGACGCCGACGCCGACGCCGTGCAGGTCGCCGTTCGAGCGGACGCGGTGACGCTCCACGCGCCCGACGCCGCCCCGGCCGCGGAGGCGACCAGCGCGCGGAATCGGTTCTCGGGGAGCGTCGCGGCCATCGACGCCGGCGAGCAGGTCGCGCGCGTCCTCGTGGACGTGGGGACGGACGCGACCCTCGCGGCACTGGTCACGATGTCGAGCGTCGAGACGTTGGACTTGGACGAGGGGTCGGCCGTGGTCGCGTCGTTCAAAGCGACCGCGACGCGGGCGAGTCCGGGGGAGTGA